The genome window ATGGTATTGGTATGGTTTCCTTGCGGAGGCCTTGGACATAAGTGTCAACCTCGACAACTACTCTAAAAGTTAATTATAACATCCTAAATTCATTTGACAAACTCTTATCTGTAGATTATACCGTAGGCCTAGCTGTACCAGTTCTGGAAATATTTGTTTTTACTTTTGAAGCAACTGTGCTTTTGTTTGAACAAATATCCTTGAGCCTTGCTGTGAATACTCCCTATGTAGCCTCTCTCTggcaggggggtggggggggaaaaAGCTTTCAGTTGCCAAATTCCAAATGGTATACTGGGATGCAGACCTTCTGCAGAACACACTGTTGCATAACAACGTctcatttgtatttttcttcatccTAGGTCGCTGGCTTCTTCAAGGGTCTCTCCTTCCCGCTGGCCAGCATCACCGTGTATAACTCAGTGGTGTTTGGGTTCTTCAACAACACACAGAGGGTTATAAGCAAGTTCCGCCATGGTGACGAGAGGCAGCCGTGTGACATGTTGGACCTGACCCTGGCCAGCATGTTGACAGGGCTGATGTCAGTGGGACTCGGCGCTCCGGTCGACCTGGTTAAGATCAGACTGCAGATGCAGACTCTGCCCTGTTTAGCAGGTAAAGTCAAATACCAACACAACATTCTAGACCCGTCTAGAAGGTAATTATTTTAGCAGGTATTTCCTTTAGTATAACTATCCTTTTAGACCTTTCTAGAAGGTACAGTGTCTATAGTACTCATGGGTTTAGAAAGCTCATTTTAGTGGGACTTTACTCAGAGGTCTAGAATAGTTGACAATTCAAGGAACCACATAAAACTTATCATTTGCCTATTCAGGTTCAGAGCCCCATCAGTCTTTCAACTGCCATTCCTATTTCACAACAGCAACTCAGACGAGCTAGCTTGAGATGATAAATCCCGTGGATTGTAACCAGCTCACTTAAAGGTTGATAAACTAAAAGGTGTCATAATCACATGTCAATGTCCTACATCAGTGATCAGTCACTGTTTTGAAAACGGAAATTGCTGCTCCTTTTTTATATGGCGACGCACCACACGTCCTTGTGTGTTGCCCCATGGATCTTTATGGTGCCTACAGTATAGAGCATAATACATGGGTTAAATCTTCACCATCACCTGTTGTTCTGGTATATAGGTAAAGCCTCCTTCCACATAAGATTGAACCTTAATCCAAACTATCCTCTTTCAGCATGAGCGGCCAATAAAGTCAAATACAGTCTGATCTTTATTGTTTGTTTCCTTGTGTATTTTAGAGAACCTGAACCTTGCCGGGACGACCGGAAACGGGAACGGTAACATCGCTGTGCGCTCCATGACTCTCCAGGGCCAGCCGACCTACAGAGGGCCCATCCACTGCATCTGCTCCATACTGCAGACTGAGGGGATCCGGGGGCTTTACAGAGGGGCCGGGGCCATGATCCTGAGAGACGTCCCTGGGTACACGCTGTACTTCATCCCCTACGCGTTGTTCCGTCGCTGGCTATCCTCTGAAGGGAGGTCATCACCTCATCCCTGTTCTATATGGGTGTCTGGAGGACTGGCAGGTAACTGGAAGGTGTTTAGGGATGAATGGTAATGTTACTGTTGCTAGTTGTGCTTGGTTGAAGCAAATAGAAATGAGCCTTTAGGTCAGATAAAGGAGTGTTCTGTTGAAACCGTGGCCTCGTTTTGGTTTCCACTAGGCCAGAGAATGTATTGGTGGAGGGTTATTGGGCCCATGCATAAATCAAAATCACAATCCTGACTTTGCTAGCAGGACCGTAACCAGGGTTTGAGTTTTAGTGAGGTCCGGATGGGGGAGACCCACCCACCCGCCTTTCCCTCCTTTCAGGAATTTTTTTGAAAGTTGAAGCTtatttactgcatttctatacaatttaaagacatttttttaaatgctttTTGGAGAACAGCAACAACAAGCCaaaatgaccccagccattatcaccttgTTGCTAtagcttcattcacctcagtccatCTACAAGCATGTAGCCTATTAGCTAAACAATTGTAATGTTATACCCCTGAAACAGGGGGGAAATATGAGAAATGATTCACACTGACACGTAGCATCAGTGACTGTTCAGTCAGTTGTAATGATGAATTGCATAAAAATCATCAACTTTTTACATAAATACAGTATCTATTTTTCTTTTTAAATACATAGCATTCACATTTGTATTCCTAGGCATTACTAATCAAGCTCCGCACAACCAGATATCAATGAAGCACACAGATGATTTGTATTATCACATTCATTATTAGAAAATTACTTACAATTTTGTATAATCAGTGGTAAAAGGTGGGTAATGGGTAAACTATAAACTTCAGTGGACGAACAACCACTGGTAGAAAGGAAAATGTAGGACATTTttaaaactgtttgcatgttgaTAGCATTTTAATGTCGGCCTATAGGGAAGATATTGAAACATATCATATTTTTTTAGGTTCATAACTTGTTTGATAACAATAGTACAGATTTTCTCAGGGGACCCCACATGGGGCCCCGACCCCAAGTTTGGCAACCACTGGACTAACCTCTCTCtgcttgcttcctctctctgtctttcttctcTGCTTCCTCCTGCATGCATCAAGAAAAAATGGTGTGTACCCGAATAACTGAAAAACCCCTTACCGAAGTCCAAAATTAACTAAAACGTCACAAAATGgcatcataatatatgcacaaactcttccgaactgtttTGGTTGGGAAGTATGCGGACGCCTCCAGCCGCTTTAGAGAGTGGGGAATGTGCTGCAAATCCGGCACACAAATCCAAGAGACGCCGGTGATCATAACGAACAAGGCAATGTTCATGTTTCCACTCGTTCACAGAGACGCAGGTGATCATAACGAACAAGACACTGTTCATGTTTCCACTCATTTGCAGAGAGGCAGGCATGATTAGAACTGTCAGATCAATAATTTAATTGTACTGAGCTTTGATCAACACTGGGAGAAATATTTACATGTTAACCCATAATTGACTTCATTTATTttgaacaaaatatatttttttattaggtTTTTATAATTACAAAGGTCTGGACCTCGGTGTCCTCATATGTATTTCTGGCCCTGGTTGCTATCACCATGCTATCACCTTGCTCTAAACTAATGGCTAAACCCATTGGAATCATCATTTATGCAGGAATTGTTATGTTGCTGCTATGTGAACTTGGCGGAAAATGTAGTCTAGCTATGCAAATAAAAACGTTCCTTCGGGTTATCTGCTAAGGAGCGTTCCGTTAGAACTGTAGGCTGTAGTACACGGAGGGACACGTCAAAATGAAGAATTTTATGCGCTTTAGCAAGCCTTTTTTCGTATTCAAAATGAGATTGATTTTAATTCTCcgtgtggtctatattaaaggggacTTTATTTAATATAACaagcttttaaaattcaatatttgtGAACAATTTCTACTAAAAAATATCAAAAGGTACacaaaaggcactcatttcgtAGAACGGCACCTTTACAGTCTTAGGGTCAAGTCCAAAGCTGAATAGTTGTCTTCACCTTGTCTACCACCTATAAACCTATAAAAACTTTGCCATTACTTTATGCCATTTTATGATGCCATCTTGAGAATGACTTACAGTTACTGATTACATGACAATAAAAGTAGTTAGTACTGTAATCCAATGGATTACTCAAATTGTGAGTAACATAGTTTGATTAAATCCTTGGTTAGCCCTCATCTGCCTCCTTAGTTTATGCTgtagaccacaggaggttggtggcacctttaaTTAAGgcaggatgggctcgtggtaatggctggagcggaaccaatggaatggtatcaaatgcgTCAAAAcacatgccattccatttgctccgttccagccattaccacgagccgtcctcccctcagcagcctccactgcaccCCAGCATCTTTGGGCAGTTGCTTTGCTCAGCTGCCTGCTGCATCTTATTGATGTGATGGCATCACTGCTAAAAGGTCAAGTTCCAGGGAAAGCATTTCCAAACCTCGTTCTTTGATTATGCAATTATTGACCTACTTCAC of Salvelinus alpinus chromosome 4, SLU_Salpinus.1, whole genome shotgun sequence contains these proteins:
- the LOC139574806 gene encoding solute carrier family 25 member 48-like, translating into MNCFRLDDFLAGWIGGASSVIVGHPLDTVKTRLQAGKGYKNTLHCVLQIYRKETVAGFFKGLSFPLASITVYNSVVFGFFNNTQRVISKFRHGDERQPCDMLDLTLASMLTGLMSVGLGAPVDLVKIRLQMQTLPCLAENLNLAGTTGNGNGNIAVRSMTLQGQPTYRGPIHCICSILQTEGIRGLYRGAGAMILRDVPGYTLYFIPYALFRRWLSSEGRSSPHPCSIWVSGGLAGSISWVTATPADVVKSRLQADALHTRKYTGIVHCIVQSYKTEGIHVFFRGASVNAIRGFPMSATMFLGYELSLQFFRGL